A genomic region of Penaeus vannamei isolate JL-2024 chromosome 42, ASM4276789v1, whole genome shotgun sequence contains the following coding sequences:
- the LOC138860590 gene encoding probable glutamate receptor produces the protein MIRIAVLFSSLLVCEALVYSEALLPSRGTAEAQLLSDFVDFHMFSHVCLISARGTANSSSGGTSAAQWAALAFRFLAAGSHGGPYVCVRDVEDLVGEGRPPRTRSFAGLEDKGLPGGGRGMASEGSLGLLVYRLETESDLRGFEEVFQGEAKGRRWLLFSRGNFVAFLRTLYMPLNNKVTVATRKASDREWRLSEVYQVAENLEQRVSQIGRWTPFGSYGTPSSLEDREEDSIRNRNQKTFTYGALDLPEADYTTRRLNLTGLFLRCTTVEQAPMAVLRANPDGSVAMAGVLADLLATLREVTNLTYRCHRVKDGGWGSKVNGRWNGMVGEVRRGEADIAVAALDITPERSMAADFLTGMLSGRYRIVMRRPSSADFVWTAYTMQFQRDVWVLLGATAGALMASLRLVSCWSGTEMRLSASDAFFIVAGCLFGQGSSIALKSTAGRVLLLSCLLLQILLMAYYTSDLISGLAMGPPLPSVNTIEDINRDSKLTLGWRKGSSLGEMFQTSVSPAHRRVWEKAEEGGMEALTLSMEEGAARVLKEPYLFISSEVAILHTFGQDCRMYILPTSYFPVQQSFALRKGSPLVPILNKVMLDIWSTGLIDKWKTTWSPATSDCSVLETKPIVLKTLLTVYLVLGAVAVTAVVLVLVERRVGVGVGGWGGRGRRL, from the exons GCACCGCcaacagcagcagcggcggcaCGAGCGCAGCGCAGTGGGCGGCGCTCGCGTTTCGCTTCCTCGCCGCCGGGTCGCACGGCGGCCCCTACGTGTGCGTGAGAGACGTCGAGGATCTGGTCGGAGAGGGTCGGCCGCCCAGGACCCGGTCCTTTGCGGGCCTCGAGGACAAGGGGCTTcctggaggagggcgaggaatggCTTCGGAGGGCTCGCTGGGTCTCCTGGTGTACAGGCTGGAGACTGAGTCCGACTTGAGAGGCTTTGAGGAG GTTTTCCAGGGCGAAGCCAAGGGGCGCCGCTGGCTCCTGTTCTCCCGAGGGAACTTCGTCGCCTTCCTGAGGACACTGTACATGCCGCTTAATAACAAG GTGACGGTGGCCACCAGAAAGGCGTCCGACAGGGAATGGCGGTTGAGTGAGGTTTACCAAGTCGCCGAAAACCTCGAACAGCGAGTCTCGCAGATCGGCCGTTGGACTCCTTTCGGATCCTACGGGACTCCTAGTAGCTTAGAGGATCGGGAGGAGGATTCCATAAGGAATCGTAACCAGAAGACCTTCACTTATGGAGCGCTGGATCTCCCAGAAGCGGATTATACAACGCGCCGTTTGAACTTGACTGGGCTTTTCCTTCGATGCACAACAGTGGAG caAGCCCCGATGGCCGTGCTGAGGGCCAACCCGGACGGCTCCGTGGCCATGGCCGGCGTGCTGGCCGACCTGCTGGCCACGCTCAGGGAGGTCACGAACCTCAC TTATCGCTGCCACCGTGTGAAGGACGGAGGTTGGGGGTCAAAGGTCAATGGACGGTGGAACGGGATGGTCGGCGAGGTCAGGCGGGGCGAAGCCGACATCGCGGTGGCGGCGCTGGACATCACGCCCGAACGCAGTATGGCGGCGGATTTCCTCACTGGAATGCTGTCCGGCAG ATACCGGATCGTCATGCGGCGCCCGTCCAGCGCCGACTTCGTGTGGACGGCCTACACGATGCAGTTCCAGAGGGACGTGTGGGTCCTCCTTGGCGCCACCGCCGGGGCGCTCATGGCCTCGCTCCGCCTGGTCTCCTGCTGGTCCGGGACCGAAATGCGCCTCTCAGCCTCCGATGCCTTCTTCATTGTTGCAGGTTGTTTGTTCGGTCAGG GTTCTAGTATTGCCCTGAAGTCCACCGCCGGCCGGGTGCTCCTGCTCTCCTGCCTGCTCCTCCAGATCCTGCTCATGGCCTATTACACCAGCGACCTCATCTCGGGGCTGGCCAtgggcccccccctcccctcggtcAACACCATCGAGGACATTAATCGCGACAGCAAACTGACCCTCGGCTGGCGCAAAGGCTCCTCCCTCGGCGAGATGTTTCAG ACCTCGGTGAGCCCCGCCCACaggagagtgtgggagaaggCCGAGGAGGGGGGCATGGAGGCTCTGACGCTCTCCATGGAGGAAGGCGCCGCGAGAGTCCTGAAGGAACCCTACCTCTTCATATCCTCAGAAGTAGCTATCCTGCACACCTTCGGCCAGGACTGCCGCATGTACATCCTGCCGACGTCCTACTTCCCTGTGCAGCAGTCCTTCGCCCTCAGGAAGGGGTCGCCGCTCGTCCCCATCCTGAATAAAGT gaTGCTAGACATCTGGTCGACCGGCCTGATAGACAAGTGGAAGACGACGTGGTCCCCTGCCACGAGCGACTGCAGTGTCCTGGAGACGAAGCCCATCGTCCTCAAGACGCTTCTGACCGTCTATCTCGTCCTGGGCGCCGTCGCGGTGACtgcggtggtgctggtgctggtggagcggagggtgggggtgggggtgggggggtgggggggaaggggaaggcgccTGTGA